One region of Esox lucius isolate fEsoLuc1 chromosome 17, fEsoLuc1.pri, whole genome shotgun sequence genomic DNA includes:
- the LOC117592931 gene encoding CD209 antigen-like protein B, translating into MGEPEEKQKTGEEQKTGEPAEEGEPTEEGEPGEEQEPAPSGPVEADYVNGKSFRYLNIEYSGNKSTPKRKPLATYIGSESTKWKTTKAGVVCLGLLTFLLLAGIIGLLVCYIRVTHSLKEKIFYETNSTAERDQFQDRYSAMTEERDQLQAERDQVQARYSAMTEERDQLQAERDQVQARYSAMTEERDQLQAERENLRANLSFISQQIQQGWVYFSSSLYFISTAKKTWEDSRQDCVGRTADLLVINSLEEQVFIHGLNQEGFWIGLTDQVEEGKWMWVDGTELTTGFWDSGQPNSHGGTDEDCIAKWLEESAPEKSWHDVSCNKQVFWVCEKMVYL; encoded by the exons aTGGGAGAGCCGGAGGAGAAGCAGAAGACGGGGGAGGAGCAgaagacgggggagccggcggaggagggGGAGCCGACGGAGGAGGGGGAGCcgggggaggagcaggagccg GCACCATCTGGACCTGTGGAGGCAGACTATGTCAATGGGAAATCTTTCCGTTACCTAAACATAGAG TACTCTGGAAATAAGAGTACCCCAAAGAGAAAACCACTGGCTACATACATTGGTTCTGAGAGCACAAAGTGGAAAACCACCAAAGCTGGTGTCGTGTGTCTGGGACTGTTGACCTTCCTCCTACTGGCTGGAATCATAGGCCTGTTAGTATGCTACATCAGAGTGACCCACAGTTTGAAGGAGAAAATCTTTTATGAAACCAACTCCACGGCTGAACGAGACCAGTTCCAGGACAGATACAGTGCCATGACTGAGGAGAGGGACCAGCTCCAGGCTGAACGAGACCAGGTCCAGGCCAGATACAGTGCCATGACTGAGGAGAGGGACCAGCTCCAGGCTGAACGAGACCAGGTCCAGGCCAGATACAGTGCCATGACTGAGGAGAGGGACCAGCTCCAGGCTGAGAGAGAAAATCTCAGGGCAAATCTCTCCTTCATTTCTCAACAAATACAACAGGGTTGGGTGTATTTCAGCTCCAGTTTGTACTTCATCTCCACTGCAAAGAAAACCTGGGAAGACAGCAGACAGGACTGTGTGGGGAGAACCGCAGACCTGCTGGTCATAAACAGCTTGGAGGAACAGGTCTTCATCCACGGTTTGAACCAGGAGGGATTCTGGATCGGTCTGACTGATCAAGTTGAAGAGGGAAAGTGGATGTGGGTGGACGGTACAGAACTGACCACTGGGTTCTGGGACAGTGGACAGCCTAACAGTCACGGAGGCACTGATGAGGACTGCATTGCGAAATGGTTGGAAGAATCTGCCCCAGAGAAGAGTTGGCACGATGTATCTTGCAACAAACAGGTTTTTTGGGTATGTGAGAAAATGGTCTACCTGTAA
- the LOC105008675 gene encoding hepatic lectin-like, whose amino-acid sequence MAVSNTIYENVDIDYEENESADLYSKRSIFESQNSGNKTKDLTPKRVPLPKYPGSESTKWKPTEAGVVCLGLLSIVLLAGIIGLLVCYIRVTHSLKENETNSKANLKLMDQGWRYYKSSLYFISTEKKSWEDSKKDCEGRNADLLIINSWEEQVFIHGLNKEIFWIGLNDKVQDGKWMWVDGTELTTGFWGSGQPKSDGGNDEDCAARWLNGSVAESWHDAPCNQLHFWICEKGVQL is encoded by the coding sequence ATGGCTGTGTCTAATACAATCTAtgaaaatgttgacattgaCTATGAAGAAAATGAGTCGGCAGATCTTTATTCCAAAAGGAGCATTTTTGAATCTCAAAACTCCGGAAACAAGACAAAGGACCTCACCCCAAAGAGAGTACCACTGCCTAAGTACCCAGGTTCTGAGAGCACAAAGTGGAAACCCACCGAGGCTGGTGTCGTGTGTCTGGGACTGTTGTCTATCGTCCTTCTGGCTGGAATCATAGGCCTGTTAGTCTGCTACATCAGAGTGACCCACAGTTTGAAGGAGAATGAAACCAACTCCAAGGCAAATTTAAAGCTCATGGATCAGGGTTGGCGGTATTACAAGTCCAGTTTGTACTTCATCTCCACTGAAAAGAAATCCTGGGAGGACAGCAAAAAGGACTGTGAGGGGAGAAACGCAGACCTGCTGATCATAAACAGCTGGGAGGAACAGGTCTTCATCCACGGATTGAACAAAGAGATATTCTGGATCGGTCTGAATGACAAAGTTCAAGATGGAAAGTGGATGTGGGTGGACGGTACAGAACTGACCACTGGGTTCTGGGGGAGCGGGCAGCCTAAGAGTGATGGAGGCAATGATGAGGACTGTGCCGCACGATGGCTCAATGGTTCTGTCGCAGAGAGTTGGCATGATGCACCATGCAACCAACTGCACTTCTGGATTTGTGAGAAAGGGGTTCAGCTGTGA